The following is a genomic window from Fusarium verticillioides 7600 chromosome 5, whole genome shotgun sequence.
TGAGCAGCTCAGTCAGGAGAAACAAGGACAGGGATCTATCGAGCATCAACACCAGGACGGAATGGCGGGAACCCTGGGATCTGGCTTGCTGTGGGGCGGATTCGACAGTACGATCGTCTGATCCCAGGGCGCCGTGCGCTAGTGAGATCCTGCCCGTCCCGGGAGCACCACACCGCTTTCAGTGCTTCCATACACCCCTTTTCGGTGAGGGCAAGACCAAGGACCGTCGGTGGTGTTCCGAGGCCTACTCCAACAGGCGAAGTCCACGATAGGAGTGACACTTCCAGACTTTTCATGCTCCATGAGTTAGATCCGATATATGCATCAGGATAGGAACTGCGTCAGGCTGCAGGGAGACACAAGAGATTTCTGAAAAATCTGAGATCCTGGGCCCGCGCATGGATACGTCGATCGCAGAACTTCATTAGCTCAGCATGTCAAACATGCAGCAAGACCCTTGGAACCTACCAAGCTTCCTGTCCAGGTAAAAAGGGAACCAGCGCATACTACCGGCCGGTATTGCATATAACACTTTAACCCACCAGTCAGTTCTACAAGTTTGTATCGTTTGCGCTTTACCGCTTGCGTACGACAAGCGCCGAGGGTTGTGATGTACCAAGTAAGGTCCTTGTGGTCTTTGTCAGAATTGGCAAGGAAGTTATTGGCTACCATTACTCAATGTCAACTTTGGATGAATGCCAATGTAgtcttggccaagaacagtCCATCAAATCACCACTTTGGCAACCGCTGGCTTGACTGGCAGTTCTCGGCCCTCCTTTATTCAAAGTTGTGGGCTAATAGTGCTTGTGCAAGTGTACAGCATGCTTGCACTATCATTGAAGGAAGGGTGCAAGATTGAAGATGCGGCCTTCAAGCCACACCACCCAGCAACGTTTTCACagtacatatgtacatacgTACGCACGGGTATTCGTGTGGTGCTTTCTGCTAaccttggcattgaagagTGGCCTGATTTTGTAGAAAGCCACTATCGGGCACTTGCACGGACTGCCCAACTCATTCTAGCCCCGGACCGCTTTGACGGTTGGTCAGCCTCGTTGGATCGTAATCGCTCGCGACAAGGCTAGCGGTCAGAACGTTATTTGCATCCGTGTAGAAATTGACCGTGAGGAAGAATCTACCAAGCGACCGCCACGTTCTGGCCTTGGGCTTTGAGTTTTACGAATCAACGGCGCTGGGAGGCAGCTTCTAACCGAGCTCTAAGCGTACGCCACCAAAGGTATTCACGCTATGGACAGTTTTACGGAGTCTTCTCGTTGCTGATTCTTGAATTGTGGAGTACGTATTGGCGTCAATGGTTTCGGGTAGTATTCCGCTCCAGAACTCTCAACCTCTGGAACTGTTTATTATCTGGTCAGTCCAAAGGAATGTTCTCAAGCTAATAgggcatcatctttgctaGGGTGTCTGGCACGCGAAGTTtggttctccttcttctggcactggcactggcaccGATCCGTCgtctcagccttgccgaCCCTGGCTAGAAGCCAGACTTAACCGATAGCTTATTTTCAGCCGGCTgaggcttctttgcttctttcaCAGACTCTCTCAAAGCAAACTTGGGACCAATTATGTTAGCTGAGCTGGCGTGATGGGTCAATTAATCATACGATATACAGAAAGGCTTATGCATCGGCTCTAGGAAACTTTCCTTCGGAGGGATGAGATGCGATAAAATTGACCAGTCATCAATCAAGCTGCGAATTACTCACAACCAGTGCCGGATGATTGACGTTGACAAGTATGATGCAAACAATATAGATAGGGAAAGACAATGCATACGACATGGCAAAGACCAATTGGTGGGAGGGTGCAACTGAATCAAgcccttttctctctctctctctctctctctctctctctctctctctctcagcTTTCTGTCCAGAAACTTCCTCATGCAGCAAAGACTTTGCCGGGCTTTTGACTCCCAAGAATGTCATCGCATCTCGGCTCATCTaatcgcatcgcatcgtaTCGTTATCGTTATCTCATCTCCCCCAATATCATGGCGGGGTGCCACCCTGGCTGGACTGGAAGCTGGGTGGCAACCCTACTAACTACCTACCAAGGCACTCCCCTTGATTCTCCTTCACTCGACTTCAACATGTCGATTCACTTCGATGCTGGCCTTTCCAGGTCAAGGACAGACTAGGAAATATCATCGACGTGTCCATCGGTCCATGGAAGAAACAGTCTTTCTGCGAACAGTCCCCCCAATTCCGGCACAATCTGAAGTTGGGCTTGGAGTTATACTGTCACCATCACAATCACATCTGTGAAAAATGGCAATTACCAAGTGGCCCTGATCAAGCACACGCCTTGACTGCAAGTTACATAAGTTGTGCCAGTTCACGAGACAACACACTGACCATCGTCATGAGTCAGGCTGAGCATCATAGTGAACGCCACGCATGATAGGCAGTTCCAGAAAaccttcgagaagaatgccaagCAGTGATTTGCTTGATCCAGAAGCGTCAGACAAATGGGAGAACTGCCGACCTAGAGCGTCCTTGATTTTCGGTATCTTGTTTCCCATCCCCATGAtccatgatcatgatcatgacacGAGGAAGTTTTTGGCGAAAACATCACCACACCATATCATGACGCATCTTGTTCCCGTGCAGTCTCCATCACGGTTCATCCATGTCTATGGTTTAATTTTCTAGCTGCGTTTCCGTTGGGTGATATCTGTATGCTTTAACGGCtgcctttctttttccaCGTACGTTTCGTGGCCTAATCGTCCCACGAGTGCTGCATTAGCGCGTGGAATTGTAAGTATATGGTGGCCTTGAatgtttgcttcttcttcttcttcttcttcttcttccgccaGGGCAGTCCCCTCTGGCATGCGGACATCATTTCGAGGCAAATTTGCTTTTTGCGTATCCCTTTCCAGTTTATTATGACATGATTCTGGCAACCCGTCAAGGACAGACTTtatcatcttcgtcttcggcTCCGCACCCCGGAATTGTAACGCAGATCAAGGGCTGGGCCGTCCTTCTCGTTGACTACCGTGGAGCTTCTGGCGCAAGGTCAAAGAGTTGCGTAGCGGGCCCTTTGAGGGTCTTGCTTGGTCTTGTATCGGACAACACATCTCAAGGGTCCGAGATCATGCACTTGCTAGACTCCAACTTAGTCATGTCGAGTGTTGAGTGCGGTCTATCCATCACCTGTTGGTCTCTCGTGTGACGTGGATGGAAATGGAGTAATCGTCAAGGTAGGTCATGGCCATGCTGTAGCTTGTACCTGGGGGTGTGAAACTGAAGTCTGCGTCTTGGTCAACTGGGACAAGTTGCCATCGTGGCCAGACGAGGTTCCACGCGTTGGGGAAAAGATATGGATACCCTTATGGAATTCATCTAGCAAATCTATGGGGACGACAGGATGCTCTGTTGAGAACGACTTGCCTGAGACTATTGATGCTCCGGCTCGTGAGCTAGCCAAGGCGTTGATAAGATCAAGCCCCTGGTCCCTTGATTTACTTCTCCTCGGGTAATTGTGTCGATCATTCTGGATGGATGCTGTGATTGGCTAGTTTCAACTCAAGAGTGAGTTGACTCGCAATCATCTTTGGGACCTTAGATTACGTCCAGTTAGTGCCCAAGACTGAGCTGAGACGCTAATTACTGCATCTCAGATCCCGCACGTACAGTATCCGCACGCATCAGTCAACTAACTGGCTCAACGGCAAGGGtttttctctccctctctccagACTCCTCACTCCCTACCTCAGTCGCTCGCTCTCACCGCTGATGGCGCTGTCGAGAAACGGAGTCATTCAGAGCGCTAGAAGGCCCCTAGATCAGCCAAGAGATGATGTAGGAATTTCGAGACAGCGGCTCCGTGACCGATCCAGGGTCCTCTGATCCAAGACTCAGATCGAGCGACGTCCTCTTTCTGGTATCTCAATAGACATTGTTCGGCCCCAGTGGGTTCAAGCTGAGATTAAGGCGAGCCCCAGCCGCTTCTCCGGTGCACAGCTATACTGAATCGGTGGGGGGCTTCCGAGCAGCGCAGATGTGAGCAGCGTTATGGATGCGCACAGCATACGTATACATCCACTGTCAATGCACAGAGCATTCAGGTCTACCTAGTcagggagagagagagcatGCTCCTGTCGTGCAAAAGGTAAGGTTTACGAGCCGCCAGATTGACCCTGCATGCATCTACAAGCCTTGGCCGCCGTGTCTCTCTGGCTTGGCACTTAGTTACTTGAGACAAAGCAATGCCGACTATTGCAGAGCATCAAAATCTCATGCCAGATTGGGATGTCATTTGGACTCTATACTCTTCTTACTATAACTGAGCTGAGGTAGCTAACGACGTACTAACTAGTCTAAGTTGTTAGTACTCAGATTGGCTCAGTTGAATCATTCTAGTTTCAACATTTCAAGATGCACGAACCAAGTCCTCTCGAGGGCGTTGTGCATTTGCTGTTCATGTATTTCAACATCAGATCATATCACAAGTAGACTCGCTGGTTGCTTTTTGTCTCTGCCGCTTTGATCCGGtaattttttatttttacttttttGTACATGCACAATTGTGATGTGGTTGGGAAAACCTAATCTTGCTTATTATtatgatggcgatggtgacgaCTTCATAATGGGAATGTGACCCTTTCTCTCCTTGGCTATTCCTTGTTACCTGGGTGGGTAGACTTTTGTTTTCTCGTCCCGCGCGGCATGTGAGATCTCGGTCCTTTGAGATGATACTATAGTTGTTTCTGGGGTTTTTGTTGGTTGGCATTCTTCATAATATGATATGACATGACAGAGTTGGCCGATGGTTGGTGGTTGTTTTGGAGAAGGCTTCTGGAGACTACGTGCGTAGGTTATGTGATAAGATCGTTGTTTGTCTATGGGTCTGTTTGTCCCTGCGGTGCATTAGCTACGTGTGACCTTATTGAGGTTTCGGTTTCATCATGAGGTTGGCGCTCGGTGGTTGAGGACGGGTGTCTAGGGTACCCATCCCCATCCCGGGAACTCGAGGCAAATACGGGCATTTTTGACATGTAGCTTTCTCCGTCCTGTATCTCACTAGCCTCCTGTGATTTGGTACAGAAGCTGTCTTTATTGACGGCATGTCATTGTGAGATTTGGATGGACGCTGTTCCTAGATAAAGCAACATAGCCAGCATACATAAAAACATGGCGAGGAGCGAGATTCAGCTGCTTGTTTAAGCGTAGGGTAACCAACTGACCAAGGAACTAACGGACTTTTGAAGTTACAGTTACAGTTACAGTtgcatacctacctacgctAGATCCTCCATAAGTTTTGGGCAAACATGCTGTGGCGGCCAACAAGCCATGGAAACTCATGACAGGTCCATGCATAGTTTGTTCATGATGCCATACAATGCATTAATCACCAGAAACAGCATGCGGTACAAAATATAACATCTCGGCCGAGGAAGCAAGAGTAGGTTTTACGGACTCCCAAGTAAATTCTAAGTTACAGTGAGTGTAAACACTAAACAACGGTGGGCCGAGTTGTACAAAGTAAATATACGACGTGTCGCATGTATGTCTTTGCATATATCACAGTGTCATGACAGTACATAAAGTGGCCTCAAGCTGCAGAATAAGTGAGTATCAACAAAACATAGCCTCCTCAAGGTTCAAGTTAGAGGCTGCAGTGCCAGTAAAAGCCAATTGGTACTAACAAGCCAGGACTTTGTCGTACTGCAATAGACTGAGTATTTAAATGCTTGTACTGAAACAGCGAATAGCAACTGTACTCGACACAGAACAACTTATCAAGACAGCAATGAGAGAGAATACTCAAACGCCGCATGGCGACCGAGTAGGCCAAGGCCCCAAAAATCTGTACAAAGCCACTCGCTTTTTTGCTGTCAAAACCGTAGAGAGAAACAGCCACAGAAACGGAAACGAAAACGAAAACTGATGCATCAAGCAGCGAAACATTCATTGCCCGCGGTCCATTTCATTGATTATTCGTAGGTATCATTAACCTCCTCTCTTATTCTTCCTCCCATTCCACTCCCATTCCTTTTCATATTGTACAAGAGAGATAAAGAGAAGACTTATTGCTGACGcttctcaacaccttcaCGACCAACGTTGCTCAGGTCCACCTCCTCGCCCTTGGTAGCGGGCTCACGGAGACCAGACTGAGCGGCAGAGTCGGTGCCAATAGGGCCCTCCTGCTTGCCAGCGCCGACGTTGACGGTGCGAGCATCAGCCGATTGCCAATCGGAAGCCTTAGGGGGCTGTTCGGGGAGAGGGAGGTTGGCCTGGGTCTCGGCAATCTTCTGGTCCTTGGATTGTGTCATATtgatgaaagagagagagagagagagagttCCTGAGAATGGTTGTTAGTATTTAATCCTGATACAATTCAATATTTTTGAAATGATATGTGACTTACTGGATTCAATGGTAGTTGAGGTTGTGACGAACAAGTCTTGTGATgtggttgagttgagttaGAGTTGGAGATTGTGATATTGAACTGACGAAGCTTCTCTCAACGGTCCTTTAATACCTATTCATTCTCATTCACCTTCTCCATAATTACACTCTTTCCCTCCAAGCAAACGCACGCACAAGCTCATCACGATGCCATTTCCAATTCTGACGTCAGTGAATCACTGACGTCACAAAAACATCACCGCGCAAAATGCTCCGGCCTATTCTCCACATCgaaacatcatctttgacgttACATGTTCCACGATGTTTCTGACAGATTCTGCATATCTCAgaggtacatacatattactgtacatacagtactcAACGACTCACGCTAGCCACGCTAAGACAGATCGCGGATCGACGCCCACTCGATATCCCCGGGAGGTGAGGAGACTACAAGGATCACGACCAAGGTGATGCTGTCGCTGCTTCAGCTACCAAGTCAATTCCTTGGTTAGCCTGACTCGGGACCCAAGGAGCACGCGACATATCAACCTTAATAAACCAAGGCACTCAGCTAGGTAGTCAATCGATGGAttcaccaagccaagcaagtATCTAAACCCGAACCAAAACCGAGGCTGGCACCCAAAACGCCCCAACTGCAATGTCATTGATGCAGTGCATAGTGACTGTAAAGCAAATATCGACATCCAACATCCACTACCCATCGTGACGTTTCAAACTCCCACTACCTCAGACACGATCATGAtcaactcatcctcaactCCTCCCTCCCTCACGCTACTCGTCGATCCGTCTCTGCAGATGTGGGCTTCTCTCCTGCGTCTGGGTTGAGGTAATCTGcgtcttcagcagcttcgtATTCGCCAATCAAGTCTGCAACAACCTGCCGTGCCTCATCAAACTCGTTGAGGTTCTCGGAAAACGGTGCTGTCTTCTTGTATCCTTCCATAAAGGCATTACGCTTACGCATGCCATCGTACTGCCTTAGAATTCTCTTGAAGAGCTGTAATTATGTGAGCCACTGTGTCGAATGGAGTAAGTAAACTGGAGGTCTTGCATACCGTCGCAATACTTGTGTGGTTGGCGAGCATAAGACCGCTTACACGGTGGCTCATGGGGATGTATGGACTTCTCTTTGTCAGGGCAACTTGAATGCTTGCAGGCCCCCATGGAATGAACGTGGCCAGCCGTCGTTCCCGGATACGAAGCAGACTCTTGTGAACATCCGTCGGATCAACCTCACCCTGAATAACATTAAGAATGGAGATGTAGCAACTTTTCTTGCCGGGAACAGTAGACACCATGCGGTTCTTGGGCTGTAGTAGACGTCTCATCACATCCAACACTGTTGTTTTGCGAACTGTCTTGGCTTGCTCGACTTGGTCACCGGTGAATGGCGTGTAGGCAGTCATGAGGAAATGACATCTGGGAGTTGGGATGAGGGAGGCTAGGATGCTGACAAGATCATTGTGCATGTAACCGGGGTATCGAAGCGTTGTTGTACTGGCAGACATGACAGTAGCAACCTGATAATTGTCAGTGCCCTTACTTCATCTCACACATCTCCTCACACTCGTGCTCTTGCTGCGTGCACAACTGGCAAGATCGAGGCTATAGCACTCACCAGctggtttgtttgttgaaaGGATGGCTCCTGGACATGCAACCTATCGGCAGCAATGTGTGACAAAGCACCATTATCCAAAACGACAACAGAGTCGGCATTTTGCGTTAATCTTCGCATAGATAGGATACTGTTATAAGGATGAACAACAACGTCACCCGCGTTTGTTGTGTCCGGGAAGACCGAGTACGTTtggatgatcttcttgggaAACCGATCGTTAAGCCTCTCGAGGAGGAAAGATCCAAGACCTGATCCCGTACCGCCGGCAATTGAGTgcaacatcatgaagccCTGGAGTATGAAGTGTCAGTAAGCAGGTTCTAGCCGGCCAAGCAAGGCTCACCTCAAGAGAGTCACTGCCATCTGCCTCTCGATCAATCATCTCCATGATGTCCTCGTACACCGCCTCACCACTCTGGTAACCATCACCCCAGTTGTTGGCGGCACCAACGCCATCTTTGCCCACGTAAAAGTTCTCGGGGTTATAAATATTTCTGTAAGGTCCAGTCTGGATACCGTTGATGACCTACAGAGGCTGCTTAGCACTTGGTCACCTTGTTATCATGGTCCAAGACGCACCCTCGGTTCCAGATCAATTAGGATGGCTCGGGGTATGTATCTCGTATCGTCGCTCTGGTAGTAAAAGACATCTTTTCGGTCACCGCCTTCAGTCGCAAAGTCTTCTAGGtttccatcttggctgatgcCGTGTTCCTGGCAGAGCTGTTGCCAAAACTGGCTTCCAACTGTGCACGAATAGAATCAGCAAAGTTCGATTTATCTGTATGCGCATGGCCGCAAGAGAAAGCCGCAAGATGGAGGCATAGATGCGGGCATATCGAGGAAGCAGATAATGAATGGTCTGGTCTGTATGGCGGCGGGGGGATGGGTTATAACTAACTGCTGTTGCCGCACTGCCCGGCCTGGATCGTAATGATTTCCCTGAGAATTGATATATGAGTACCTGAATCAGGTCGTCATCGGCCGGGAGGATTGAACTTACCTTGGCATGTCGTTTAGAGGCTGAAAAGTTGTTGTTTTAGAGCCAattctttttttccctctgGGCACCATCTTGGGGAAACTGACGCGACGCGTGCCGCACTTTCGTACCTGCCCTgagcttctctgcctccagGGCAGCAGCTCCCCTACGGGCCCTACCACACAGCACAGGTACGCCTGCCTTCCCGCCTGTTGATCCCCGCCCCCGCCCCCGTGTTTCACATGAGCCTTAAGCTGCTGAGCTCTCACTTGGTCATTTTCAATTTTGAACCTCACTCAACCTGAAAGGAAGAGTACCTTACTTTACTTCTCCCTGCCTTGCCCTTCAAGATTACTGACCCAGTAGTGATTTACACGAGACCTTCAAAGTGGGTGGTTAGTTTATGCATGTTCCAGTTGCTATCCTCTCGGGGTGGTTTCTTCTTATTTCGTGGCTCAATTACAACTACAATATGACAAACGTATAACTTCAAACATACCATCACTAGGTACTGAAACATCAAGATTCTCCCAGGCCCCTCTCAGTATAGGTTATTAAAAACAACTTTTGTATTCCATACACTGATCAAGTCAATCTTTGCCTGCTTGAGCATTCCCACGAAAATCCCAAATATGACTTTGCCCGCAAAAAGAAGATATAAAACGTCGAATGCTTGACAACGCCCGCAATGCTGCTCCCTGCACCTTACCTTTCTATGTAAGCACCTGATATCGGAGTGTGCTTCTATATACTCTTCTCCAGTTCCCACCACATTACTTCTTCTTATTATggaccttgttcttctccaaAGCTTCTGCAAGCTCCTTAGCCATGTCCGCCGTCTTGACCTGAATCATCCAAGTCTCAAGTCCATCACCCTTCTCGTTCGACGTGGTCATCTTGACGTACTTCTTGTCAGCCTTGTAAGACATGTCGGCGAGGACTGCTCGGTTCATAGCAATATGTCCACGGGGCTCTGCtcgcagaagaagacgaacAACACTCGTTTCCTTGTGCTTTAGCAGTCGAAGAGCTCCTACACCCTGTACCGACCACGGACTCTgagacttgggcttcttgtcatccGACTTCTCAGTGGCCAGCACAAACTTCAACACCTTTGCCCGTACATCATGCATGATATCCTCGTCCTGCTCCAGGTTCTCGGCCAAGTTGACCTGCTCGTGCTtctcgccttcttcatcgcctccgGCGGCTCCTTCGGCTTGGTTCGATGGTTCCGGGGTCCCGCCAGCTGGTGTTGTGGCCAGGCTAGAGCCTCCCCCAAGACTGAACGGTGTGTCTACACCCGTCGCTTTAGTGGGGCGATTTTCCGATGTGGAAAAAGAGGAGACTTACTGGTCCCGGTGGTAGAACCACCAGCAGGCGGTTGAAGGTTGCCGTTCTGGTTGGATCCAAATGTTGGTACTGAGTTTTGCGATGGCGAGGCTCCTGTGAAGCTAAACCCCGGCGCTCCGGTAGATCCAGGCGCCCCTCCA
Proteins encoded in this region:
- a CDS encoding tubulin gamma chain, whose protein sequence is MPREIITIQAGQCGNSIGSQFWQQLCQEHGISQDGNLEDFATEGGDRKDVFYYQSDDTRYIPRAILIDLEPRVINGIQTGPYRNIYNPENFYVGKDGVGAANNWGDGYQSGEAVYEDIMEMIDREADGSDSLEGFMMLHSIAGGTGSGLGSFLLERLNDRFPKKIIQTYSVFPDTTNAGDVVVHPYNSILSMRRLTQNADSVVVLDNGALSHIAADRLHVQEPSFQQTNQLVATVMSASTTTLRYPGYMHNDLVSILASLIPTPRCHFLMTAYTPFTGDQVEQAKTVRKTTVLDVMRRLLQPKNRMVSTVPGKKSCYISILNVIQGEVDPTDVHKSLLRIRERRLATFIPWGPASIQVALTKRSPYIPMSHRVSGLMLANHTSIATLFKRILRQYDGMRKRNAFMEGYKKTAPFSENLNEFDEARQVVADLIGEYEAAEDADYLNPDAGEKPTSAETDRRVA
- a CDS encoding tubulin gamma chain; translated protein: MEMIDREADGSDSLEGFMMLHSIAGGTGSGLGSFLLERLNDRFPKKIIQTYSVFPDTTNAGDVVVHPYNSILSMRRLTQNADSVVVLDNGALSHIAADRLHVQEPSFQQTNQLVATVMSASTTTLRYPGYMHNDLVSILASLIPTPRCHFLMTAYTPFTGDQVEQAKTVRKTTVLDVMRRLLQPKNRMVSTVPGKKSCYISILNVIQGEVDPTDVHKSLLRIRERRLATFIPWGPASIQVALTKRSPYIPMSHRVSGLMLANHTSIATLFKRILRQYDGMRKRNAFMEGYKKTAPFSENLNEFDEARQVVADLIGEYEAAEDADYLNPDAGEKPTSAETDRRVA